The DNA window CGGGATAATGGGCGGCTGGGCCAAACGTAtagtatatacacacacacacacacatacatgcgtgCGTGCGCTATGCATGGGCGGCTGTTAGCTCTAgccagctcacacacacacactcatacatacgCACGAGCAGGGCAAAAATTTTGTGTTACTTCACTTTTAATACTTTCCCGATGCGCATGCACTAAAAATAGACTTGTTGATAAACCAACGCAtcatattatgtatgtatgtatgcatgcagctctgtgtatgcgtgtgtgtgtgtgtgtgcgagagtgAGTGTAGGTGTAGGTGTATATGCGCCTCTGCCTGTGCCTGGGCTCGAGCCAAGTTGCCGTTGCCAGTGCGTGGGCGGTAATTAAGAAACAGGATTTTTGATTTCTGTGACGCTATAACTGCAAATGTCCCATTGTGAATCACACACACCAGCACACACGTATATACACacttttgtgcataaattgttgctcaaGGAGCTGGCAGAGCGCCTTCTGCAGCATGCACcaggcatacatacatataaaaatttctgtctgtgtgtttgtgtgtgtgtagcatcTCTGCACTGCAGGTGTTGAAAAGGCGCAAGCCAAAATGCTAATATGAATTTTCTcaaaattttagttgcttaCCCATTTTATGCAGAACATTCATTTTAGTTTCCTTGTAGTTAGAATTGTAATttgtgtctgttgttgttgctcaggctgctgctgctgcggcaggcCGCACACCGAAACTATACACATACGCGCGCACAttcacatatacacatacgcggatttacaaacacacacacgcacgcacacccGCAAAGCAGGGAGCGCTCCGCTCAGCTtgcgttcttttttttttttttaatatttcttttattttacgTTCACGTTGGCGTAGTCACATTATCACATTGCGCAAGTTTCTTGCGTAGCTGTGCTGCTTGACATTAGCATTGCAATGCAATcagcttaattcaatttcatttaataaataaaaaaaataataacacaaaCACAGTTTGCTGCAGCATAACGTTGAATACAGTTTGACAAGCGTCAGCACTTTGCGGTTGGCAGTTTGATGACTACTACTCTATACCGGTTAACCGCTAATGTTGTACTTAGCATAAGACTGTTAAGCTGTTAACCGCTAAGGTAACGGTTACGCACTAGTGGCTACCGAACAGTCagcttttaacattttctgctgtgtttttaacatttaatagtGTTAACAGCGAGTCCACATCGAGATTAAAAATTAGGCACTTAAATTAATACGCACttttaaacatataaatgAAACCTATCGGAACAATTTTCCAagctatacaaataatataaatacaattgccTAATTTTGTACATGTAcgtataaaaaacacaaaattaagcaacaaaaaatgtctgtaaattaaaatacgcGCGCTGTATTAACATGCGTAGGGTTGACCTGCTCCTACACTTGCAACAGCCCTCGGCGTTGCCAGAGAAGATGTTATGGATAAAAtgccatattttatttttattgcatttacatatgtgtttaacataagctaaaatttgtaattaactcagaaataatttatgtaagcGATTGAACTAGAAAATTGTAAGTACAACGTAACGTAAAATTCTTAGCGTAACGCAAATTCATCTTACGTAATCGCAGCCACCTTCACGTTGCTACACAAAATACTGCAAAAAGACTGCATTTGCAGCCAATGTGACCATTGTTTGACGATGTTGCCACAATTGACGAAAAATTGTGATAAAGTTGAAGAATTAAACTTGGTGGCAAGAAAGTCGCGAAAGAGTGTTGACTATTGTAAGAAAAAGTAGATTTTTGAACGCgccaaaagcaatttacatACTCCCACattgtttacaaacaaataaaataaattaaatacgcaACTAAAGCGAAACAGACATCACGCATACCAACAAGGGCAAATTTGCTGGAAGAGGGGCGCTGACGCTACGCCACGCCGcgtaccaaaaaaaaaggtatcATAGTAGCATTTGTCTAGCTTgtcaataaattgcaactcATTATTTCAACAAACGACTCTTTTGCCTCATAGCACTATGAACTCCAAGCGCATGAAATACATAACTCTCTCCAGCCCCGCGGCGGCACCTAACAAAGAGGAAATTGTCATCATACAGCACGAGGGCGAATTTGTAGAGGCCACTACACAGTACACTTATGCGTATACCCCCACAAACGAGAatgaggatgatgatgatacgGAGACAGCTGTGATTACACTCAGCGATAGCGATCATGAGGCGCTGGCCAATGCGCAGGAGGTGATCATTGATGAGAATGGACACGCTGTAACGCTGCAGCAGGCGGGAGAGAATAGCACTGTGGAGGAGATTGAGACCATTGAGCAAGCCGATGGGCATACCATATTGCATATTGTGCCATCTATgggcgatgatgatgacgaggATGAGCAGGAGGAAGATAATGATGAAGAGCTTGATGAAGATGACATAGTGGGCTTGGAGCAGGAAGATGGCGAGCAAGTTGATGAAGATGACGAAGATGACATGGGTCCCATCATTTTCGAGGGCACCATTGATCACAGCCCCGACTCTGATTCACAGTCGCGCAACAAGACCTTCTATTGCCCCAATTGCGGCAACTGTTACAGCGCCGCCGGCTCTTTGAAGCTGCATATGCGCGCTTGTCTGCGGCAGCGCAACGAAGTGTCTGCCGAGGAGCGCAAGTGCAAGGTGTGCAGCAAAATCTTCAACTCGGTGGCATATCTGAAGGAGCACATGATGCGTCATACTGGCGAGCAGCCCTATCGCTGCACTCGCTGCTATCGTAAATTTGTGGACGAACACAAGTACAAGACACACATGGAGGCGCACAAGCATCAGGACAAGCtcgaggctgaggctgaggctttGGCCGCTCAGCATGGCGGCAAAAAAGTGGTGGTCAAGGAGTTCAACTGTTCGTTCTGCGCCCAAAGCTTCACGGTGGTCTTCGATGTGGGCCAAGTGAAGCGTCGCTACGCCTGCGATGCCTGTCGTGACAAGTACTCCAATGCGGAGGCATTGCGTCAACACAAGCAGCAGGTGGAAGAGAAGCGTGAGTTTAGTTGCGAACGCTGCGGCCGCAAGTTTGTCTTCGAAGGATTTCTGCAGCGCCATCTGCCCACTTGTGATGGCAGCATCAAGCGTCGTCGCGACATGAAGTAAAACTCCAAGCGATGCCCacgagcaagtgcagcagagTCATTATCCATGCGTTTCATTGTTatcaatcaacagcaacagcagcagcaacagtctgAAGAGCAGTTAGacacaagtttttttttcatacatacacacatacacatatacataaacacaaacagcTAATTGGTGGCAGAGGTGGGTTACATTGCTAATTATACACCCAGAGTTGTTAATTACTACTTtggctttatattttagaCTCAACTCTCTTTGCCAACAACTTAAACAGACGAAGGCGGCGTCAGCAAACAGCTCAGGAGGTCACATAACGCTTCCTTAACACTATAtcgcttaaattttaatcttCGCATGTTTTCCAAATAATCTGCTGACGTcctgccacccacacacacacacacacacacttgataTAGCATCCCCAGTTGGGCTTTTGCTGCCAAGCCTCAAGTCTCTTCTTCATTCGAAGCTgagctttacacacacacacacatacaattatacacacatactatatCTTATCTTATAATCTTTTCttcgattttttttaatgaacaCATAGCTGTAATTATtagtatatttgttattgaagTGTCGCGACATATTAGTTTTGTCATCAGGATaacttttcatttcttttaattaaattttttttttttgtaattttggcTTTGCTCTGTGGCGTTTTGGATTAATGATGTATAGTGTAcgtacattttttaaataattattataccTAAACGCATATACTACATACGATTATTATAAATCTTAGCAACGCCGCTTAATTTGCAATACTTTAAGAAATCCATCATTAATgtgaaaattcaataaagaAAGAGTAACaagaaaagccaaaaaaaccaaaatcgatattcaatattaatatgaGCCTCGCTCGGACTAGATATGCGACCACAATTATATAGACAAAACTATCAAATGCTTTATATAACCTTCTCTTTCGATAATCTCTCTGATAAAATCTTTGATAGCATAATTAGAGCTTTAAAAGCTTTGCTCGTGTGGGAAATTCAAACAACCttaatttctatttctttCTCATTTCAACCGATGCtgttattcatttaaaatgagCGCTTAGGCAAatctacaaacaaaaaattaggTTTTCACAATTATGCATTAACTAATTCAAAGCCAAAACTTTTATGACCAGAGCTTCAGATTGGCACGCTTAGCATACGATTTGTAGTCTGAGTGGGCATAGAACTCCTTGAAAATAGGCGTGACTAGCGTATCCTCGGGCAAAGTCTTGTACACGGGCTCGCCGTACCAGGTGCCCACCTAaaaagaaacagcaacagcgaatgcataaattataaacaatcaTAACGTTAGCAGTAAATAGACAGTACCTCCCAGCCGGGCACGTTCTTCATGAGCTCAGCTTCCTCATCACGATTGCGACGCAGTTGGCGTAGAAATTCACGATCACGCTCAGCAATTAAGATGGGGAAGATCACATTCTGTGCGGAACGCATTTCAATTTCGTcgcgttttattttcttagctgTGAGATAATAGACGCCCAGACCAGCAGCAGTAATTGCCACATAGGCTCCAATCATGCCAAAGCCTGCAACACGCAATCGATTAGTATACTGGTTAGCTCTTCTTATATATGGTCTAACCTGTGAAATAACTCTTGGGAGGCACACGGGCAAAGGGAATCTTCTTGTAGCCACCGGGTGGTGGCAGGTCCTGCTTTGGGGGCACATGCGGCACGGCCGTCGCCATGTTGGCTGCTGCAATGTCAAGTTTATTATACTCAGCGTATTGTATGCAGTTTATATTGACACACTTACGCtttgttaatattgtttaaagGAGAAAAGGTTTGCCAATCCAAAATTTCTGGACGCCTTTTGCATAACACGCAGCGCAGTGTGACCAGCTCTCGATTATGCACcaaaaaaatactataaaaatattgttgaacACAGtgtttgcttaaacaattaataagtTATGTGTtgagtattttttgtttttctatcaTAATAAAGCATGACATGTTTTTCAATACTagcaaaacatattttttttcagtATTTGCTGTCAGCATAAATTTCTGGCAACTCTTACTCTTTTGACAAcagaaaaatttgtttatttttggtagcatttttgttttatcttATTGACAATATTGTGtacacattttaaattcaacCATGGTGCAGTTCCGCATGGCAGTTCGGTGTACCTCTACAATTGGTAATCAATTTCGTTACTATACAATTCTGAATCGTATGCCAACAACATGTTGTAGCACTAAACTCGAATTGGTAAGTGTTTAGTATATAAACTTATGAATATTTTCTAGCAATTTAAAAGCGCGCAAAGGTCTGCGCTTATTCAAAACAGCTGATGGTATTTAAATTGGTATTTTAAAAGCGCAACTAGCTAACAAGCCAGCTAACAAACTAATACTTAATATTACATATGCTTTAAACAATGGTgtgttcatttattttaatgcatatttaattacattgtGCTGTCGTTTACCAGTTTGctcaaaatatgcatattactGCTCTCAATCGTACGCAGTAAGAGATAAAAACAGCCTTttctgctttaaatttttccCGCGGTTGGCCGCTGAAAATAGCTAAATGCGACGGGTAAAAGGCACGTTCGGCAACACTAATTCAGTTGCCGCGCAGCTGTAAAAAAAGGTAGAGGTCTCGCTCGCCAGTCAAGTAGAAAGAACATTTCCAAATTCAACACTTTGGGGGaaagtaatttttttgctgtgtgtgtgcgtgttagTGTTTTTTTGGAAATATCAACAGTGTTTGATTTTACTTCTAAGCCAAGACAAgattagcataaattatggCGCTTGTTCGCATTTCCGCACGTAAATTGACTGAGGCTCAGGTGagttgtattttaaaataactgTTTCGATCAATTTCTGTTTAGcgcgcaacattttgttgttgctaaggATCTGCCCCAACatttacacatacaaacgcacTTACATTCATATATGGCAAAGCGTGGCTTTGCCAACGATCATGCTTACACACAACTATAAAACACACATTACTACgtcgtgtatgtgtgtgtgtgttggcgtTGGCAAGGGCACGTCacgccaaaaaataaaactgccaTGTGCTtgtgattaaaaaaaaaccactCAGCGCAATTATACATACACGCATATACaaatgagtgtgtgtatgtgtacatacataaattaattgcccTTTCAACACGCTAATCCAATTGATAAGTTCACTAATGGGCAGTGTTTAAAAATCCTTGCTATCTTTATACTACTTCTAACAATTTGTATGGCTATGTGCTAATTTTCCGGCGATTACAtaactgcaaaaaataaaggcAGATTTTTTTCTCACTTGGCCAAAATAGCCAAGCGTGaatcttttataaataaaactctcAGCCGCGCAACGCAGTCGCAGCaagcgtcgcagtcgcagtcgcagtttaatgaacttttgttttgcattttgccaaAATAACTGTGGTGGAGCAAGTAAATTTTTGGCTTAAAACCACGAGGCGTCGCCTGGGATTCTTTATATTCTTATGTATAATATGCCAATGTAATGtattacaacaaaaagaaaagaacaacaacaacaagagtggCAACCACCAAAACAGACAGCAGCTCGCTCTGAGCGCTTCACAACGCGCGCTCTATCTTCTCCACTCTCTTAAGCAGGTAGAGAGGCGCGCGCGCGTTCTCTTTTAGCAAATCGCGTCACCTGCTAGTAGTaatgttgtagctgctgctctttagCAACATCTTCtagtgcaatttgcatttagccCAAAAAGTTTGCCCGTCGTTTGACCTTTGTACGTCCGCCAAACATTTGCCggcagtgcaaaaaaaaaaaaaaactcgcaTGACTGCAACTTGCGCGCGTtatgtaagcagcagcaatcctTGACGATTTcctaattgcaaaaaaatcaataaaaaaaatgtacacaaCACATGCGACATAGATACAACGCCAATGTAGCTTACAGGACGAGCCTCCTTTTAAGCACtacgctattgttgttgctgttacgtTACGGCtgttaacatttgttttgggGTTGcacgctctctttctctctttcgcCCTATGGCGCGTCATTTGTGTGGGAGTATTGCGCTCTTACAATTTGCAcagataacaaaaaaaatctcgCATATACATGTAGCCAGCCTATGacgcaaacatttttcaatgcGTAATATGAAATTAACTAAGCTCATTtgcgttttgttattttcgcTAAATGTTATGCATATGCTAAATTCTCTTTCCCCCGCGCGCTCTCAGtcacttgctctctctttgctttgctcgtatcacttttatttgttgttggctttgcgCCAAAATGCGCAACGTCCTTCACTCGTCTACATagcttttgctataaatacaagaattgcataaaatgttaaaagggTGTAGTTGCTTCcgcttttaaaatgtttttagtgGGTCATTTGCAGTAGCTAAATGTCAAATGCAAGCAAAgacattttacataaatacattaatacatatatatgtatatatatgtgcatgcaagacatttgaattttgcaataaatagcaaaggcggcaaaagtttttttttgctcagctGCTAAAACGTCACACTACGTGACCGTTGGCGATTACGTAAAAACATTGGCGTTAATAAGAGAGTCTGTAACGTTTGCGTGTTTGCATTGCAAAGAGTAAGGCCaaagggttttttttttgttggcataACAGCTGATCATAAAGGCGCCGATTGCATAAGAGAGCGACAGAACATTTTTGCAGGCAACTAAGTAgttcaaatttgttgtataagTAAAGTACAGTAGTAAGTCGTTAAGCagaaatttagaaattaaactaaattagcaagccatattttactttttaaatttatatatgcataatttatggccATTGTTGCCTTTTTAATCAGAGGAAAACACTTGTGGCAATTTGAAGTGTAGCAcctgcaagttttttttttcttttttttaatagcatttATGGCTGCTTGAAAATTACCGTTAGTGACTCGCTCTGTGTGTATATAACGTTGGCTATTTTAAGTTATTTGCCAGATAACAAACTTAACATggaattttgaaatataatcGCCGATATGCATTTGCTAAGCTCTCCACAGCAAAGTGTGGAAGATG is part of the Drosophila busckii strain San Diego stock center, stock number 13000-0081.31 chromosome X, ASM1175060v1, whole genome shotgun sequence genome and encodes:
- the LOC108605176 gene encoding zinc finger protein 12; this encodes MGDDDDEDEQEEDNDEELDEDDIVGLEQEDGEQVDEDDEDDMGPIIFEGTIDHSPDSDSQSRNKTFYCPNCGNCYSAAGSLKLHMRACLRQRNEVSAEERKCKVCSKIFNSVAYLKEHMMRHTGEQPYRCTRCYRKFVDEHKYKTHMEAHKHQDKLEAEAEALAAQHGGKKVVVKEFNCSFCAQSFTVVFDVGQVKRRYACDACRDKYSNAEALRQHKQQVEEKREFSCERCGRKFVFEGFLQRHLPTCDGSIKRRRDMK
- the LOC108605189 gene encoding NADH dehydrogenase [ubiquinone] 1 alpha subcomplex subunit 13, which gives rise to MATAVPHVPPKQDLPPPGGYKKIPFARVPPKSYFTGFGMIGAYVAITAAGLGVYYLTAKKIKRDEIEMRSAQNVIFPILIAERDREFLRQLRRNRDEEAELMKNVPGWEVGTWYGEPVYKTLPEDTLVTPIFKEFYAHSDYKSYAKRANLKLWS